In Caldivirga sp., the following proteins share a genomic window:
- a CDS encoding glutamate synthase-related protein: MAVSGRPIRIFRRGVRAYRILDRLSFGKDEVVLHGDETYSSDLTTSISGIELAAPIYIGDMSFGSLSGVPNVVVAEVADELNLVAGTGEGGLHPDVAKHRRIFVQWASARFGVDIDVLMRGLGIVIKIGQGAKPGIGGHLPGNKVTGPISMVRRIPIGVDALSPAPHHDIYSIEDLKQRIDALKEATGKPVLVKIAATNYAPYIVVGIARMGADGVIIDGHGAGTGAAPQVVKDNVGIPIELAIASVDKMLRREGLRDGFTVIASGRVSSADDAAKIMALGADAVALGTSVLNSMGCIMARTCHTGNCPAGITSRLADGSVVVDHDLAKRAVINYLKAFQAELGLILDNLGLGNVRELVGRRDLLKGYCITSELAKILDVAGDCTSELPLKNNGSVWTPDYSIYASQLAKKGDVVISSMGSTGPPEVEPPKRLIDWLRLDGAQVTKPSIDPYREDIDMSVYLAGGRLQMSAPLIIRPLTNWSPEQIERAKFVAHLMDIAIDLYGFSNPSGKHSSRTMWDRWIRGIGALVLSLSDLSSMKTIYEYDSPIYIRLPPLLDPIKPIEPYLSQISGIIIDDALSGEVDPEVSVVNADLELRRRGIRYSVDVIIHMTSLRSSGDAVKLAALGADAVEVSSIIGKAVTVDGFEDKLINIINGLRREMAQLLGAAGVYTYYSTIIGNRELLRTLDPRVKELLKVKVAGEW; encoded by the coding sequence ATGGCAGTGTCAGGAAGGCCCATTAGGATATTCAGGAGGGGAGTAAGGGCCTACAGGATCCTTGATAGGTTAAGTTTCGGTAAGGATGAGGTGGTGCTGCATGGTGATGAAACCTACAGCTCAGACTTAACAACAAGCATTAGTGGTATTGAGTTGGCTGCGCCAATATACATCGGCGACATGTCCTTCGGTTCGCTCTCAGGGGTACCTAACGTTGTTGTTGCTGAGGTTGCTGATGAACTCAACCTAGTGGCTGGGACGGGTGAGGGGGGTCTTCACCCTGATGTTGCTAAGCATAGGAGGATATTTGTTCAATGGGCCTCAGCTAGGTTTGGGGTTGACATAGATGTTTTAATGAGGGGGTTAGGTATCGTAATTAAGATTGGGCAAGGGGCTAAACCCGGCATAGGTGGTCACTTGCCTGGTAATAAGGTGACTGGGCCCATTTCAATGGTTAGGAGGATACCAATTGGTGTTGACGCCCTATCCCCAGCCCCCCACCACGACATATACTCAATAGAGGACCTTAAGCAGAGGATTGATGCGCTTAAGGAGGCTACAGGTAAGCCGGTCCTTGTTAAAATAGCGGCCACTAATTATGCGCCTTACATTGTGGTTGGGATAGCTAGAATGGGTGCTGATGGAGTAATTATTGATGGGCATGGAGCCGGGACAGGGGCAGCGCCGCAGGTTGTTAAGGATAACGTGGGTATACCCATAGAGTTGGCTATAGCCTCTGTGGATAAGATGCTTAGGAGGGAGGGGCTTAGGGATGGGTTCACGGTAATAGCCTCGGGTAGAGTGTCGTCAGCTGATGATGCGGCTAAGATTATGGCTTTAGGCGCTGATGCTGTTGCCTTAGGTACATCAGTGTTAAACTCAATGGGCTGCATCATGGCTAGGACATGCCATACCGGCAATTGCCCAGCCGGCATAACCAGTAGGTTGGCTGATGGCTCAGTGGTGGTTGACCATGACTTAGCCAAGAGGGCGGTCATAAATTACCTCAAGGCGTTCCAAGCGGAGTTGGGGTTAATCCTCGATAATCTGGGCTTAGGGAACGTAAGGGAGCTTGTTGGGAGGAGGGATTTACTTAAAGGATACTGCATCACCAGTGAATTAGCTAAGATACTTGATGTTGCAGGAGACTGCACCAGCGAGTTACCGTTAAAGAACAATGGCTCAGTATGGACACCTGATTACTCAATATACGCAAGTCAATTAGCCAAGAAGGGGGATGTGGTGATAAGCAGCATGGGTAGTACAGGGCCTCCTGAGGTTGAACCACCTAAGAGACTCATTGATTGGCTTAGGTTGGATGGGGCTCAGGTTACGAAACCATCAATAGACCCCTATAGGGAGGACATAGACATGTCAGTTTACTTGGCGGGAGGGAGACTACAAATGTCAGCCCCATTAATAATTAGGCCACTTACTAATTGGAGCCCTGAACAAATTGAGAGAGCTAAATTTGTGGCGCACCTAATGGATATAGCCATAGATTTATATGGGTTTAGTAACCCATCAGGCAAGCATTCCTCAAGAACCATGTGGGATAGGTGGATTAGGGGAATTGGCGCATTAGTGCTTAGTTTAAGTGACTTAAGCAGTATGAAGACTATATATGAGTATGATTCACCAATATACATCAGGTTACCACCGTTACTAGACCCAATTAAGCCCATTGAACCCTACTTAAGCCAAATCTCAGGCATCATAATAGATGATGCTTTAAGTGGTGAGGTTGACCCAGAGGTATCAGTGGTTAATGCGGATCTTGAACTTAGGAGGAGGGGAATTAGATATAGTGTAGATGTAATAATTCACATGACATCCCTTAGGAGCTCAGGGGATGCGGTTAAGTTGGCTGCATTAGGCGCCGATGCAGTTGAGGTGAGCTCAATCATAGGTAAGGCAGTCACAGTGGATGGGTTTGAGGATAAACTGATAAACATCATTAACGGCTTAAGGAGGGAGATGGCTCAGCTCCTTGGGGCGGCAGGCGTGTATACCTACTACTCAACAATCATTGGCAATAGGGAACTGTTAAGGACCCTTGACCCAAGGGTTAAGGAACTACTTAAGGTTAAGGTGGCTGGAGAATGGTAA